The stretch of DNA CTCTCCTTCCGCAGCGAATCGGGTCGGTCACCTCCGACGACTTCGAGTCGTCGGTTACGGATGCCTGGAAGGTCTACGAGACGCAGGCTGAGGACCGGTACCGCGACGTCGGCGAGCGGCTGCCCACCCTCCTGCGGCAGGGACACGCCGCTCTGCGCGACGCCTCACCTGAGCACGAGGGCACCGTCCTCCGGCAGCTCATCAGCCTCTACAGCCTGCACCAGATCTGGCTTCGTCGCGTCGGTGAACCGACCCTCGCCCGCATTGCGGCGGACCGCAGTCTCTCCCTCGCGGACAACGCCGGTGACCCGGCCCTCCTCGCGGCTGCGGCCTGGAGCCTGGCCTGTGTCCTCACTTCCGCTGGAGATGTGGAAGACAGCTACGAACTCGCTCGGCAGACCATCGCCCAGTGCCGGCCGAATGACGACTCCGCCCCTGAGCACTGGTCCGCGTACGGCGCGCTGCACCTGCAAGGTGCTGTAGCCGCCGTACGCGCCACCAAGGGCCCGAGGGCGTGGGACCTGTACAACGGAGCGAAGCGGGCCGTGGACCGAGTCGGCGCAGACCTCAACCATTGGCACACGTGCTTCGGGCCGACCAACTTCGCTATGCACGAAGTGCACTTGAAGGCGGAGGAAGGCGACACCAGCGAAGCTCTCCGCGCCGCCGATCACGTCGCTGTCAACGAAGAGGTCCCGCTCGAACGTCGGACCCGGTACCTGATCGAGGTAATGAACCTCAACCGCATCCAGCGGGACGACTACGCGACGGTGCACATTCTCGGCAAGCTGTTGAAGCAGTCGCCGGAGGAGATCGTGTTCTCTCCCCTGGTCAGGGAGGCAGTGGCAGACCTGCTGAAGCGCGAAAAGCCGATGTGGCGCGACGACCTGCGTGCGGTAGCGAAGCACATCGGGCTCGCCGCGTAGGCATATGCCAACCCTGAGCGTTACTCAGCCCTGATTTTTTCTCAGGGGTGGGCCTCTGAAGTGGCCCTACGTTTACGGGTCATGACGACAAGTCACGCTGAGACGGAAGCTGGCGCGGCGCCCTTACCGCCCGCCAAGCGCCACCTCCGCCTTGCTCGTGAGGCCGAGGTCGCGCACACGGAGGCCGGTCGTTTCGCGGTCCCTCTCGACCTGCACGAGGGGACCGCGGAGCCCGCGCCCCTTCCGCTGGTCCTGACGGCCGATGAAGTGGTTGACCTTCACGGCAAGCTCGGGGCGCTCTTCCCCATTGCGGAAGGGAAGGCGCGATGACCGCGCGAACCCCCGGCGATCGAGCACGCCGCCGCAATCTCGCCGACGCATCCATTACCCCCATGCCCGCCTTCGCCGGTCTGCTCCGGCGCATCCCGGGCCAGCGGCACCGGACCAACCCCATCGCCTCGCTCGAAGCCCCCGCTCCTGGGCACGAGGGCGGATCACGGATCGGAACGGAGCGGTGAACGGCCCGGCGCCGCAGCGCCCGACCGCGCCTCGCCCCAACGGCTTGGTGAAGGAGAACTTCCCCATCACCAAGCGCTCTCCTGGCGAACTCCCCCCACCCGTAGACGAATCCCGCGTTCGAGCCATGAGGCACGTGACCCGGGAACGCCTCACCTCTCGCGGTCTGACCTGCGTCGCCGACGATGCAACCCTCATCGTCTCTGAGCTGATCACCAACGCCATCCTGCACAGCGGCGGAATGCAGATCCAGCTCACCCTTGACCTTCGCGATGGCGTCCTGTGCATCCGCGTCCACGATGGCGTGACAGGGCCCCGCCCCACGGCACAGACCCCCGACGACGACGACGAACACGGTCGCGGACTGGTCCTCGTGCAGGAGATCGCCCGAAGCAGACGGGGCGCGTGGGGTGTCAGCGACAACGGCGCCACCACGTGGTGCGAGCTGAGTTTGGTGGCGTGCTGATGACGAACACCGCATTACGCGACTGGGCGACGAGCCCGGAGACCATGCCGGTCCGCGTTAAGGACCCGACGGTCCCCACGACCCCTTGGACTCCTCCACACGATGAGGAGAAGGCCCGGCGGTACCTGAGCGCAGTGCGCGAGTGGGCAAGCGTGGATTGGAACGAGGTGTTCGACGACCTCGACACCATCCTGCACGGCGAGGAAGAGATCAGCCACCACGCCGCGGGCCCGTCCGGCGGAGCACCATTACCCAACTACAACGACGATGCCCGTACTCAGCGCTTCCTCATGGCGCTCAAGCTGCTTGTAGCCCGTGCCTTGCGAGACCAAGCCGACAAGAAGCACCCGGACATCGCCGGTCTGATCGGACAGGCCCGCACACTGCGTGCCGAGGTAGTGGCCGGCGACGCGGGACAGACCATCGGACTCGTTCGGAAGCTGGCGCGGCTCACCCTCGATCTCGCCGAGCTTTTGGAAGAGGCCGGGATCGTTAGGGGGCTGGTCGAGTGCTAACGACCACTAAGGCTTCGACGCGTTCGTTCGTCCCTTCTCTCTGCTCTGCCGAGGAGGCGTACGACTTCGAGCACTTCCGGGACCGCCTTGCCCGGCCCGAGGTCCTTGCTCACGCCGTCGCGGTATGCGTCTTCCGGGCACCACTGCTTGCCGTGCCGGTCGGTGGCCCGCGTCGCGGCGGATATATGTCCTTCGATCTGCTGCCCCTGGCAATAGGAGCACGCGGCCTTCTCACGAACCGACCGGGGTTTCCGAACCTCCGCGTCCGGTGGTCGCCGTACCGCGATACCTGCCACACCGTCGAGTGGGGCGATCCCGCTCCCGAGTGGTGGGAGGACGACGCGGTCTTCGGCCGGTTCTACGGCTACAGCGAGGCAGCCATCACCACCTTCGTACGCCAGCACCCCCGGCCTTCTCCGGCGGTCTCCGTTCCGTGTTCCCCCACGGCCCCGTAGTCGCCGAGGGAGAGCCCTCTTCCCGCACCGCACCCGAGAGGACGACGAGCACCATGTGCAAGCACAACCCGCCGTGTCCCACGGCCGACGCCTCCGACCGAGAGGCAGCGCGGCCCGCTGCGGCCCACCCCGAACAGGGTTGGGGGTTGCTGTGCAACGGCGTCCTGATCTTCGATGACACCGGCCAACTCCTGCCGGACGGACGGATCGTCAAACCGCATCGGTCCCTGCTCGCCCTCCAGACGATGCGGAGGCCCGGATGAGCGTCATCGATGCCAGCCGCCGACCCGCGCTCCAGGTCCCCGAAGCAGCCTCCGCACGGTTGCGCGTCGGGTCCTACAACGTAATGGACGGCGGACAGGATCGCTGGTCCGGACAGCTGAGGCTTCTGGCATCCCTGGACCTGGACCTTCTCGGTATCCAGGAGGCCAAGCACTGGGACCGGACGGACTACGCCCGAGTCCACGAAACTGCTGAGGCATTGGGGATGCAGCCGCTGTTCGCTCCCTCCCGGAGTCACGGCTGCCACCTCGTCCTCTTCTATCGCTGGCCTCGGATACAGTGCCGCCGGTTTCGGGCCGACATCTCCTGCGGGCGCTTTCATCACGCCGCATCAAGAGCGCAGTTCACGGTCGACGGCGTCGATGAACCTCTCTGGGTCCTCCATACACACCTGCACCCCTTCAGCCCGGCGGTTCGCTTGACGGAGGCCGGGTGGCTGACGGAGTACGCCAATCCCGACCGGCTCGCGGTGATCATCGGGGACCTCAACACCGGTGGACTCATGGACAGGGACCCGGACGACTGGGATCAAGTGCCCGCGCACCTCCACTCCCGCCACCGGCTCGTACTTCCTGACGGCAGTTACGGCGGCAGCGACCGTCGTGCGATGAGTGCCCTGACGAAAGCGGGGTTCGTTGACCCGCCGGAACAGCTGGGCATGGAGCCACCGCGTACCGCCGGCCACTGGGGTCGCGGTAGTGAGCCGTACGACCGCCGGTCGGACTTTGTGCTGCTGTCACGCCGCCTCGCTCCAGCTGTCCACGACCACCGAGTAGTGGACACGGCCGAAACCCAGCGTCTCGGCGACCACCTCCCGGTGATCACCTCCGTAGACCTCGTCAGGAGGAAGCCACGACTCCTGTAAGAGGCGCCACGTAGACCACCGCCCGGCGGCCCGGATGTAACGGGCCGGATCGTCGGGCGGTTACAACCCCGGCGCGGGGCTGTCGCCTCGTCCCTGACTCACGAGCCCCTGCGGCTCCGCGCCGGTCCATAGATCCGCTCAACCATGCTCGGCACAACTCGCCGAGGAGGAGACTCCGCGTGGATAACGCCCCCGATTTGACGACCAGCACGGAACAAGGCGCCGCCACCGAGCAGCAGCTACGCGACACGATGGTGCAGAAGCTCATCGAGGCCGGGGCCGCCCGCAGCCCTCGCGTCGTGGCCGCGTTCCGCACCGTTCCCCGGCACTTGGCCACCCCCGAGGTGGAACCCGCCAAGACGTACGAGGTCGAGACCGCCACCATCACCAAGACCGACGAGCACGGCGTGGACATCAGCTCCGTGTCCGCCCCGCGGATTCAGGCGATGCAGATCGAGCAAGCCGCGATCGAGCCGGGGATGACGGTTCTGGAGATCGGCTCAGGCGGTCCGAACGCTGCGTACCTCGCGGAGATGGCCGGCGAGAACGGGCGAGTGGTCACCGTGGACATCGACGCTGATGTCACCGCTCGCGCCGAACGGTTCGTGGCTGCCACCGGCTACCGGAACATCTCCGTCGTCACAGGCGATGCCGAGCACGGCGTTCCCGAACACGGGCCGTATGACCGCATCGTGGTCACCGTGCAGGCTGCCGACATCCCGTCCGCCTGGGTCGACCAGCTCACGAACGGCGGACGGCTCGTCGTTCCGCTGCGTATGCGCAGCATGACCCGCACGGTCGCCTTCGTCCGCGACGGCGACCGACTGGTGAGCGACGGGTTCGAGCAGTGCGGATTCGTGCCGATGCGCGGAGCCGGCGAGAACCGGATGCGCCTGGCCGTTCTGCACGACGAGGAGGGCGCGGAAGTCGCTCTCCGCCTGGACTCGGGCCACGCCGAGCCCGACACAGAAGCGCTGCGAGCCGCGCTGCGATCCCCGCGGTCCGAGGCGTGGTCCGGAGTGACGGTCGGCGGCGAGGAGTCGAAGGAACACCTGGACCTGTGGCTCACGACCGCTCTGGACAACCTCCCCATCATGGCGGCCAAGGTCGGAGCCCGGCAGCGCGGCATCGTCGCTGCCGCTTCCCCGATCGGCCTCCCGGCGCTCGTCGACGGCGGCAGCTTCGCGTACCGCACGACCCGGCCCACCGATCAGGAAGACCGCTACGAGCTGGGCGCCATCGGGCACGGACCCGACGGCCGAAAGGTCGCTGAGCGCCTGGTCGAAGAGATCCAGGCGTGGAACGACGGGCACCGCAGCGACCGTGCGCACATTGAGGTCTACCCGGCGGGCACGCCCGACGACCGACTTCCCGCAGGCCGGGTCATCGACCGGCCGCACACGCGGGTCATCATCTCCTGGCCGTGACGCCTTCAGCGTTGCCGTCAGGTGGCACCACCAGCACGTTCCGCACAGTCCACTGATCCCTCAACCCCGAGGAGACGCACGATGGCACCGCAGATCACCAAGTCCCTGCCGCAGACCGGAACGCCGTTCTCGGCCGAGTCCGGGTCGGACTTCGACCTGAACATCGAGACCGTCTCGGCACTGCCCGTGGTCGGAGCCCTGCTGAACGACACCGGCGACGGCTGCACGTCCACCTGCCAGTCCGCCTGCTCGAACAGCACCTGCGGCTGACCGCAGCACCCCTATCCGGGGCGGGCGGGCCAGTCGGCTGGTCCGCCCGCCCCGGGCACCGCACCTGTGAAGGAGGGCATTGACATGTATCGAGCAGTTGACGCGAGCATGATTAGAACATCGGTGTTTCCGCTGGTGGGTCTGCTGCCCTCCTGCCCCGCGCCCGTCGCGGACGGGGCCGCCGACGCGGAGAATTGCCGCCAGTGGATCAAACAGGTGTGGGCGGACGACACAGTCGTCAGCGCCGTCGAAATCGCCGCCCCGGTCCTGGCCGCCGCCGTTCGCAAGGTCATCGACGGCAAGGCTCGTCGGTCGCGCATCCGCCGGACCGCCCATTCGGTGACCCGCTACCTCTTGCGCATGCAGTTCCGCGCAACGCCCTTCGGCACGTTCGCCGGCCCCACCTCGGTCCGCCTGGGTCCGCGCACCAGCATCCGTTGGGGAACGCAGCACACGGCATTCGCCAGAGCCGATGCAACCTGGCTACACGACTTCGTCACCGCCCTGGAGCAAGACCCGGAGATACTGCGTCACCTTCACATCGTTGCCGACCCCACGACCACCGTGCGCGGGGCGACGATATCCGTCTCCTGCCAGCCCGGTGCTGATGGCCCAACGGAGACGACCCTCCGCCGCACCAAGGCCGCAGAGCTTGTTCTGTCCCTCGCGCAGGCTCCCACGCTGGTCAAAGACGTCGTGGCGAAGATCAAAGCGGACTACCCCGACACGGCGGTGACGACGATCGAGGGGATGGTGCGCACCCTTGTGGCGCACCGCGTGCTTCTCACCAACCTTCCCGCTCCGATGACCCGTGATGATGCCCTCGGTCACCTGGTCGATCAGCTCGACCGGACCTCCCGCGCGGGAGCCCCCGACTCGGCCGTACGGGTCCGGGCGGAGAAACTGCGCCACGTCCACCAGCTTCTTCACCAGCACGATCACGCTCATCCCGACGAACAGTGCATTCTTCGCGTCCAGGCCACCACGGCGATGAACCAGCTCACCGGGGTCACCGAGGGCAGCCTTGCCGTACACCTGCGACCGGACTGCAACATCGTTCTGCCCCATCAGGTCGCCGCCGAGGCGAGCCGCGCCTTGGACGTGATCGGCCGTATCACGCCGTACCCGAACGGCACCCCGGCATGGCGCGACTACCTCACCCGCTTTCTGGAGCGCTACAGCACGGGCACCGTAGTGCCGGTACGGGAACTCACCGATCCCGACACCGGACTGGGCTTCCCCGTCGGATACCGCAGCACCGTGCTTCCGCGGCCCGTCCTTGCAACGACGCCTCGCGACGAACACCTTCTGGCACTGGTTCAGGAAGCCGCCCTGACCGACCGCCGCGAGATCGTGCTCACCGAGGACGACATCGAGGCCCTGTCCACCGGCAAGCCCAGCCAGGTTCCTGCGCACATCGAGTTCACGTTCACCGTTCTCGGCCAGTCCAAGAGCGCCTTGGATGAGGGACGCTTCACCCTCTCGGTAGTCGGCCTGTCGCTCGCGGCCGGCATCACGACCGGGCGCTTCCTCCCCACCCTCGAACCGTCGGACCTCGACCGGGTGAAGGCCGTTCACGCCGCCCTGCCCACCCTGACCGAGGGCGCTGTCCGCGGGCAGGTGTCGGGCCCACCGCTGAAGGTGCCGATCAACAACGTCAGCCGTTCGCCCCTCGTCGCCCCCGAGCTGCTGTCCATCGGCGAGCACAACCCCGACGCCACTTTGAGCCTTGACGACCTCGGTGTGGTCTCAGACGCAGTCCGCTTCTACCTCGTCTCGCTGTCCACCGGCCAGGTCATCGAGCCCACCGTGATGAACGCCGTCGAGCTGTCCAGCAGCACCCACCCGCTGACCCGGTTCGTCTGCGAACTGCCCCGCGCCCACACGGCGGTCCTGATGCCCTTCTTCTGGGGCGCCGCGAGTCAGCTTCCGTTCCTGCCCGAGGTTCGGGTTGGCCGTACCGTGCTGTCCGCCGCCCTGTGGCGGCTGCGTCACCGTGACTTCGGAGACGGGAACGACTGGAACGAGCGGTTGATCAACTGGCGTTGCACGTACGGCCTTCCGCGCACCGTGTACCTCGGCGCCAGTGACCAACGCCTCCGGCTCGACCTTGACGAACCCGTCCACCAAGAACTGCTGCGCGCGGAATTGAAGCGGCACGGCAAGGCCGTCCTGCACGAGGCTCCGGAGGAAAGTGCCTTCGCATGGCTCGACCGGGCGCACGAAGTAGCCATGACTTTCGCATCCGACCAAGACCGCCGTCCCGCTCCCACGATTCGGTCCTCCACAGCCCGGAATGTCGGCAGGATGCCCGGCTCCTCACACTGGGTGTACGTGAAGCTGTACGGCAGCACGGCCCGAGTACCAGAGGTGCTGACCGGCCATCTCCCCCGGCTCCTGCGGCATGGATGGGGTACTCCGCCGTCCACATGGTTCATCCGGTACGCCGACCCTGAACCCCATATTCGCCTTCGCCTACGCCTCCCCGGGCCGGGGGCGTTCGGTTCCGCCGCACAAGCCGTCGCCGAGTGGGCCGCCGAACTGCGGCGGGAGGGTCTGCTTCACCGGGTGCAGTGGGACACCGACCACTCCGAGACCGGTCGCTACGGCACGGGCCGCGCGCTGGAGGCCGCGGAGGACTACTTCGTGGCCGACTCCGCGGCCGCCGTCGCTCAGCTGGCCCTCGTGGTGCCCGCCGACCTCCGTCCCGCCATCACTGCGGCCTCATTCGTAGACATCACCTCGGGATTCCTCGGCTCCAGCAAGGACGCCTTCACCTGGCTCACCCAACATCTCCTGCGGAGCGACGGAGGACTCGTCCCCCGCAACATTCAGGCCCTCGCGCTGCGTCTGTCCAAACCCGACGCACGCAACGTCCTGGCCGACTTCGACGGCGGTGATGCCGTGGCCGATGCCTGGGAGATGCGCAGGCACGCGCTCGACCGCTACCGCCAGACGCTGACGGGGGACGCACCGGATGCCGTGCTGCCCTCCCTGCTGCACATGCACCACAACCGGGCCGCAGGCATTAATCCGGCAGCGGAAGCGACCTGCCGACGGATAGCGCGAGCTGCGGCCCATTCCTGGACTCTCATCCCCGAAGGAGAGGCGTGACCACCGCCCCGCCGGCCACCGACACAGCCACCCGACAGTCCCTCGCACATGGCCCTCTCGGCGTCGCGATGCTCCATATCGAGCGAGCCCGAAACGGAGCGGGCGACTGGCGCGACATTCACCGCATCCTTGCTGGGGCGGGCCCGTTGATAGACGGCGGGGACGCCAACCTCTTCCTCGGAGCCCCCGCGATGGCCTTCGTCCTGCACCTGGCTGCCGACGGCACCGACCGGTACGCCGGTGCACTGCACACCCTCGACGGCGTAGTGGCCTCGCACACTCAGCAGCGGCTCGCCGCCGCGCACGCACGTATCGACGCAGGCCGCCGTGCGACGTTCGCCGAGTACGACCTCTTCCGCGGCTTGACCGGCGTAGGTGCGCTGTTGCTCCGCCGTCAGCCGCACGGCGCGGAAATGAAGGGTGTCCTGGAGTACCTGGTACGTCTGGTCAACCCCGTCCCGGATGAGTCAGGTGCGGCCCTTCCGGGTTGGTGGGTCGGCCACGCACCGGCCAGTGACAAGACCGCCACCCCCGGCGGCCACGCGAACGCCGGACTGGCACACGGCATCACCGGCCCCCTTGCCCTCCTCTCACTGGCCATGCGCGCTGGCATCACCGTTGACGGACACGAGGCCGCGATCCGCCGCATCTGCCGGTGGCTCGATCAGATCAGGCAAAGCGACTCACGCGGCCTGCGTTGGCCTCGCTGGGTCAGCCACGGTGGCGTCTCTCCCGCGCTCCCGGCGACGCCCGGTTGGTGCTACGGCACCCCGGGCCTGGTGCGCGCGCAGCAGCTCGCCGCCATCGTCCTGGAGGACGCGGATCGCAAACGGATGGTCGAGCGGGCGCTGACGTACTGCCTTGGCGATTCCCACCAGCTCGACAAGATCGCCGACCGCGGGCTGTGCCACGGCTTCGGCGGTGTTCTGCGAACCGTTCAGCGCGTAGTCGAAGACGCCGACACCCCTGCTGAGTACGGCAGCCGGTTCAGTCTGCTGGTCCAGCGGTTCCTGACGGCGGATGTCCCGGAGGGCGGCGGCTTCCTGGTCGGCAAAGCCGGGGCTGCCCTCGCCTTCCAAGATGCCGAAGCGGGCGGCTCTCCCCAAGGGCAGTGGGACGCCTGCCTCCTGCTGACGTGAGAGGAGCGACTGTGCGCCATACGGATCATATGGAGGACGCGATCCTGGCGGTTCTCGGTGGGGCCTCCGTAGAGGAAACGGCTCACGCCACCGACACCGGGGCCGCCCAACTGTCCGAAGCCATCGAGCGGTACAAGGACGCCGGCCGGGCTGCGCTCGACGCCGAACCATCCGGCTGGCACCAGATGAACATCCGCTTCGCGGACTATCCCAGCGCCGATCGCACGTTCCGTGCGTACCTCACGCCCGCCCTGCGGAGCTATCCAGTCGGCACCTGGTGGTTCGTGCGCAAGTACCCCCATTGGCGATTGCGCTTCTACCCAGCCCCGAACGCATCGCCCGAGGATGCTCTCCGCCACGTCACCGAAGCGCTCGACAGCTCGGTCTCCTGGAGCGTGACCAAGGAGTGGACCGCGACCCCGTACGAGCCGGAGGCCATCGCGTTCGGGGGTCCGGTTGGGATGCCGCTCGCACAGGAACTGTTCCACGCCGACAGTGTCGGTGTGCTCGGCTACCTCGGCGTCGCGGCCGACGGAAGTGCAAGAACACTGGATGCCAAGGCGACGTCCCTCGTGGCCATGACGTTGCTGATGCGCGCTGCCGGTCTGGAGTTCGGTGAGCAGGGGGACGTGTGGGGACGGGTCGAAGAACGCCGTCCGCTCGCTGAGGACGTGTCCCCAGAACAGGTCAGCAGCATGGTCGAACCCATGCGCCGCCTCCTCCTCTCGGATGCCCGTCCCCTGCTCAACGCCGGAGACCTCGCCTGTGTACGGCCCTGGATCGAGGGACTGGAGCAAGGCGGGGAGGCGCTGGCGGACGCGGCCGGCAGCGGCAACATCGGCCTTGGGAAGCGAGGCATCCTCGCACGCCACGTCCTCTTCCACTGGAACCGAATGGGCTTCACCGTCCGCCAACAATCCATCTGGTCCCGTGCAGCTCGGGAGGCCGTCCTTGGCCAATGAACTGGCCGGAGAACCACACCTGGACGACGCTATCGCCCCTGGCAATCCGATCAGGACACACGAGAAAGGGCATGCCATGACCACCCCTTCACAGCCGAGACGATGGGTGAGCCTCGGGTTGGTGTTCGGGGGCGCCACCCCGGTCTACTCGATCCCGCAGCCCGCTCCCGGCCCCTCGCGTTCCCCCGTGGCGCCCGTCGGTGAACCCGATGACGAGAACGCCGAGAAGCTGATGCGTGAAGCGCGCTACAGGCCGAAGGTGCCGTACCGCGGTGCTCGCTCGATGCCTTGGGATAGCGAGTGTATGGACTGCGGGGCACCTCGCAGGCCCTCGCTTCAGGATGTTGAGCGCGGTGTTCGGTGCAAGCACATCCGGCGTAGGTCCGGCGCATGAGGCGTGTCCCCGTGACCGCGCAGAGCGCGGTGTTCCAGTGCAAGTTGTGCCCGAACAACGGGACGGACCGGCATTTCCGAGGTGTCGGTGCGCGGATGGCTGCGTATCGCGTGTGCTACTCGTGTGACTTCTGGCTGATGTGCCTGGGGTACGCGATGCTCGGCGACCAAGACCCGGACGGCCGGCGTGCCCTCCGGATCGATGGCGTCCATTACCTGTCGTGGACCGAGGAGCAGGGGTTCCCGCCGGAGATCGGCTACGTCGGGGATGAGGAGTCCCGCTACGTCCTGCTCGACGATCCGGCGGGCACCGTGCACGTGACGCGGCGCCTCTGGCTCATGGGCACCATCCCGGATGCGCTCCGCGACCGGATGCCGGACAACGCGATTTTCGCTCCGCCGTCCTAGGAAGGTACGGGGCCCTCCTACACAGGCGGTGCGTCGTGAGTGCTGTCCGGCGGTACGGGCTGCATGTGGTCCACCTCGGTTCGCTTGGCGTACGGGGACTCCGGTTTCGGAGACGAGGGCACCTCGGACTCATCGGTATCGACGTGCTGACGCCCGTGCTGGGCTCGCAGCCTCGTCTCATTCTGGAGGCCGGAGACGCGGTGGTCTGCGCCGCGAGCCGTGCTGCGAGCCTTGATGGCCTCGGCCCGGAGCTGTTTGGCTGCTTCGTCGTCCTTGGCCTTGGCCCGCCGAAGCAGCGTGGCCTTCTCCTGCTGCGGCATGTCAGCTTCCGTCAGCACGGCTTCGTACTCGTTGACGGGTCCGGCCTGCCGGGTGATGTCCTGGAGCCGCGCGTCCATCTGCCCCAGCTCCTGGACGGTCTCCTCACGGGTACGCAGAAGAGCTTCGCGGTCTGACTCGACCGCAGCACGCTCTTCGCCGCGGAGTGCCGCCCGTCCAAATCGACCCGTCGCAGCCAGCTGCTGGTCAAGCCCCTCGATTCGGGCCTCGGTGCTGTTCAGTCGGGTGGTGTGTTCCGCGATCGTGCCGTCCAGCGACCGGACTTCCCGGATGGCCACGGCCTGCTCGGCAACGTCCTGATGCCGGTGTTGAAGCGCGAGCGACCTGGGGCCTGCACCGGCAGCAGCCTCCCGTTCGGCACGGTCGGCGGCGGCTTCCGCCTTGTCGGCCGCCGCCGTTGTGGCGCGGGCGGCGGCGGCTGCCTTGCGCACGGCGTCACGCAATGCTGCGTTACCGAGGTGAGCGTATGGGCGGGCAGCCGTCGGCGCGGGTTCCGAAGGTGTGGCCGGTGCCGGGATGGGTGCGGTGTTCGCCGCTGCGGGGCGGTCCTCGTGCTCCGGAGCCTCTTCGGGAGTGTCGGCGTCGTGGTGCTCG from Streptomyces tsukubensis encodes:
- a CDS encoding DUF6302 family protein — protein: MLTTTKASTRSFVPSLCSAEEAYDFEHFRDRLARPEVLAHAVAVCVFRAPLLAVPVGGPRRGGYMSFDLLPLAIGARGLLTNRPGFPNLRVRWSPYRDTCHTVEWGDPAPEWWEDDAVFGRFYGYSEAAITTFVRQHPRPSPAVSVPCSPTAP
- the fxlM gene encoding methyltransferase, FxLD system translates to MDNAPDLTTSTEQGAATEQQLRDTMVQKLIEAGAARSPRVVAAFRTVPRHLATPEVEPAKTYEVETATITKTDEHGVDISSVSAPRIQAMQIEQAAIEPGMTVLEIGSGGPNAAYLAEMAGENGRVVTVDIDADVTARAERFVAATGYRNISVVTGDAEHGVPEHGPYDRIVVTVQAADIPSAWVDQLTNGGRLVVPLRMRSMTRTVAFVRDGDRLVSDGFEQCGFVPMRGAGENRMRLAVLHDEEGAEVALRLDSGHAEPDTEALRAALRSPRSEAWSGVTVGGEESKEHLDLWLTTALDNLPIMAAKVGARQRGIVAAASPIGLPALVDGGSFAYRTTRPTDQEDRYELGAIGHGPDGRKVAERLVEEIQAWNDGHRSDRAHIEVYPAGTPDDRLPAGRVIDRPHTRVIISWP
- a CDS encoding ATP-binding protein produces the protein MKENFPITKRSPGELPPPVDESRVRAMRHVTRERLTSRGLTCVADDATLIVSELITNAILHSGGMQIQLTLDLRDGVLCIRVHDGVTGPRPTAQTPDDDDEHGRGLVLVQEIARSRRGAWGVSDNGATTWCELSLVAC
- a CDS encoding DUF5999 family protein; its protein translation is MCKHNPPCPTADASDREAARPAAAHPEQGWGLLCNGVLIFDDTGQLLPDGRIVKPHRSLLALQTMRRPG
- a CDS encoding helix-turn-helix domain-containing protein; the protein is MVYDGELFSIGQRIKWWRERRGLSQRMLGDLIGRSENWVYKIENDRMPLDRLPILIALSKQLRCSLEDLTGGYVSGIVTAGTEHEHVPLIRQALSLPASLLPQRIGSVTSDDFESSVTDAWKVYETQAEDRYRDVGERLPTLLRQGHAALRDASPEHEGTVLRQLISLYSLHQIWLRRVGEPTLARIAADRSLSLADNAGDPALLAAAAWSLACVLTSAGDVEDSYELARQTIAQCRPNDDSAPEHWSAYGALHLQGAVAAVRATKGPRAWDLYNGAKRAVDRVGADLNHWHTCFGPTNFAMHEVHLKAEEGDTSEALRAADHVAVNEEVPLERRTRYLIEVMNLNRIQRDDYATVHILGKLLKQSPEEIVFSPLVREAVADLLKREKPMWRDDLRAVAKHIGLAA
- a CDS encoding endonuclease/exonuclease/phosphatase family protein translates to MSVIDASRRPALQVPEAASARLRVGSYNVMDGGQDRWSGQLRLLASLDLDLLGIQEAKHWDRTDYARVHETAEALGMQPLFAPSRSHGCHLVLFYRWPRIQCRRFRADISCGRFHHAASRAQFTVDGVDEPLWVLHTHLHPFSPAVRLTEAGWLTEYANPDRLAVIIGDLNTGGLMDRDPDDWDQVPAHLHSRHRLVLPDGSYGGSDRRAMSALTKAGFVDPPEQLGMEPPRTAGHWGRGSEPYDRRSDFVLLSRRLAPAVHDHRVVDTAETQRLGDHLPVITSVDLVRRKPRLL
- a CDS encoding lantibiotic dehydratase; translated protein: MYRAVDASMIRTSVFPLVGLLPSCPAPVADGAADAENCRQWIKQVWADDTVVSAVEIAAPVLAAAVRKVIDGKARRSRIRRTAHSVTRYLLRMQFRATPFGTFAGPTSVRLGPRTSIRWGTQHTAFARADATWLHDFVTALEQDPEILRHLHIVADPTTTVRGATISVSCQPGADGPTETTLRRTKAAELVLSLAQAPTLVKDVVAKIKADYPDTAVTTIEGMVRTLVAHRVLLTNLPAPMTRDDALGHLVDQLDRTSRAGAPDSAVRVRAEKLRHVHQLLHQHDHAHPDEQCILRVQATTAMNQLTGVTEGSLAVHLRPDCNIVLPHQVAAEASRALDVIGRITPYPNGTPAWRDYLTRFLERYSTGTVVPVRELTDPDTGLGFPVGYRSTVLPRPVLATTPRDEHLLALVQEAALTDRREIVLTEDDIEALSTGKPSQVPAHIEFTFTVLGQSKSALDEGRFTLSVVGLSLAAGITTGRFLPTLEPSDLDRVKAVHAALPTLTEGAVRGQVSGPPLKVPINNVSRSPLVAPELLSIGEHNPDATLSLDDLGVVSDAVRFYLVSLSTGQVIEPTVMNAVELSSSTHPLTRFVCELPRAHTAVLMPFFWGAASQLPFLPEVRVGRTVLSAALWRLRHRDFGDGNDWNERLINWRCTYGLPRTVYLGASDQRLRLDLDEPVHQELLRAELKRHGKAVLHEAPEESAFAWLDRAHEVAMTFASDQDRRPAPTIRSSTARNVGRMPGSSHWVYVKLYGSTARVPEVLTGHLPRLLRHGWGTPPSTWFIRYADPEPHIRLRLRLPGPGAFGSAAQAVAEWAAELRREGLLHRVQWDTDHSETGRYGTGRALEAAEDYFVADSAAAVAQLALVVPADLRPAITAASFVDITSGFLGSSKDAFTWLTQHLLRSDGGLVPRNIQALALRLSKPDARNVLADFDGGDAVADAWEMRRHALDRYRQTLTGDAPDAVLPSLLHMHHNRAAGINPAAEATCRRIARAAAHSWTLIPEGEA
- a CDS encoding FxLD family lanthipeptide encodes the protein MAPQITKSLPQTGTPFSAESGSDFDLNIETVSALPVVGALLNDTGDGCTSTCQSACSNSTCG